The proteins below are encoded in one region of Hordeum vulgare subsp. vulgare chromosome 3H, MorexV3_pseudomolecules_assembly, whole genome shotgun sequence:
- the LOC123439539 gene encoding aspartic proteinase CDR1-like, whose product MPTTTTSRALVGVVLMAHVFLCTAYVGGDGFSVEFIHRDSVMSPYRDPSLSAHARVLEAVRRSTLRAAALSRSYARADAPSADGAVSELTSRPFEYLMAVNVGTPPTRMLAIADTGSDLVWLNCSNGAGDPGLAAARHAHAHAPAPAPAPVSAPPPGVQFNSANSTTFGLVSCGTAACRALPEASCADSKYRYLYSYGDGSQTSGLLSTETFTFADDQGTRGGDRTMRVANVNFGCSTTMIGSFIGDGLVGLGGGDLSLVNQLGADTSLGRRFSYCLVPYSINASSVLNFGPRAAVTEPGAATTPLIPSEVKAYYTVDLRSVKIGNKTLAAPQQSTVIVDSGTTLTYLAKELVDPLVKELTRRVKLPRVPSPEELLPLCFDVSGAREEQVAAMIPDVTLELGGGAAVTLKTENTFLEVQEGTLCLAVVVPSGQFPPMSIIGNIAQQNMHVGYDLDKGTVTFAAADCAAAPSPSPSPSGSLYI is encoded by the coding sequence ATGCCTACGACGACGACATCCCGCGCTCTCGTTGGCGTCGTCCTGATGGCGCACGTGTTCTTGTGCACGGCGTACGTCGGCGGCGATGGGTTCAGCGTGGAGTTCATCCACCGTGACTCCGTCATGTCGCCGTACCGTGACCCGTCGCTCAGCGCGCACGCCCGCGTGCTCGAGGCCGTGCGCCGGTCCACATTGCGCGCTGCTGCGCTCTCGCGCTCCTACGCCCGCGCCGACGCACCATCAGCTGACGGTGCCGTCTCCGAGCTCACCTCCAGGCCCTTCGAGTACCTGATGGCCGTGAACGTGGGCACGCCGCCCACCCGCATGCTCGCCATCGCCGACACCGGCAGCGACCTCGTCTGGCTCAACTGTAGCAACGGGGCCGGCGATCCTGGTCTGGCGGCCGCCCGTCACGCACACGCGCACGCGCCCGCTCCGGCCCCCGCGCCGGTGTCCGCGCCGCCGCCGGGCGTCCAGTTCAACTCCGCCAATTCGACGACGTTCGGTCTCGTGAGCTGCGGCACGGCCGCATGCCGCGCGCTCCCCGAAGCCTCCTGCGCCGACTCCAAGTATAGGTACCTCTACTCGTACGGCGACGGCTCCCAGACGAGCGGCCTCCTCTCCACAGAGACCTTTACCTTCGCCGACGACCAAGGCACCCGCGGCGGCGATCGGACGATGCGCGTGGCCAACGTGAACTTCGGCTGCTCCACGACCATGATCGGCTCGTTCATCGGGGATGGCCTCGTCGGACTCGGCGGCGGCGACCTCTCCCTCGTCAACCAGTTAGGCGCAGACACATCGCTCGGCCGGAGGTTCTCTTACTGCCTCGTGCCCTACTCCATCAACGCCTCCTCCGTGCTCAACTTCGGCCCCCGCGCGGCCGTGACGGAGCCGGGCGCGGCGACGACGCCGCTCATCCCATCCGAAGTGAAGGCCTACTACACCGTCGACCTCCGGTCCGTCAAGATCGGGAACAAGACCTTGGCGGCGCCGCAGCAGTCCACCGTCATCGTCGACTCCGGCACGACGCTGACGTACCTCGCGAAGGAGCTCGTGGACCCGTTGGTGAAAGAGCTAACCCGGCGGGTCAAGCTCCCGCGGGTGCCGTCGCCGGAAGAGCTCCTGCCACTGTGCTTCGACGTGAGCGGGGCACGGGAGGAGCAGGTTGCGGCGATGATCCCTGACGTGACGCTGGAActgggcggcggcgcggcggtcacgctcaagacggaGAACACGTTCTTGGAGGTGCAGGAGGGGACCCTGTGCTTGGCGGTGGTGGTGCCGTCTGGGCAGTTTCCTCCTATGTCCATCATCGGGAATATCGCGCAGCAGAACATGCACGTCGGCTATGACCTCGACAAGGGCACCGTCACCTTCGCCGCAGCAGACTGCGCCgcagccccctccccctccccctccccctcaggCTCTTTGTATATCTGa